The Candidatus Leptovillus gracilis genome segment AAGCGCCGCATACGGATTTCGTCGTCTACGATGAGGATCAGCCGGGGAGGGCTTTTATCGAGGGATGTGGGAATTTGTTCGACCATTATTCGCGTACAAAGCCGACGACTTCGTTGACATCGGTGGAGGGGAGTACCTGAATGAAGTTGATGCGGTGCATGGGGTAGATGACGGAGGTGACATCTTCGTCCAGGTAATGAACGTCCAGGCCGTCACGGCGGCGTGGGTTGTGAATCTGGACCAGGGTGTCTTCGCCTTGTGGCAAAGTTTCTACTTCACAAACGATAGGGTCTTCGTTGGCTATGTGTACGATTATGGAAATCATAGGGTTTTATACCGAAAGAAAATCTGATTGATATGGGTGTCACGCATCAAAAAATATGTGTATGAGTAAATCGCCAAAACGAATTTCATCGCCGCTGCGGAGGGGATACGGCCGTTTCGCTGGCAGCCGATGGTTATTTAATAAGGTTCCGTTGGTACTCTCCAGGTCAATCAGCACCAGGCCATGATTAGACCATTGAATGGTAGCGTGCAGCCGGGAGACGCCCAACTCGGCCCCATTTTCTTCCGCCAGGTCCAATTCTGGGGTGTCGTCTGTGTCTGTGCTGCCCCGCCCGATGCGAATTTGGCCGACCAGTTCCATGACATGCCGGTTGCGGCTGTGGGGAATGACAAAGGTGATTTTTTTGTGGTCTGCGCCCGTCTCCAACTGAAAATCTTCGGTGGGTGGTGGCGGTGGCCGGTGGCTGTAGTAATCAGAAAATGGTAAAACATCGGTGGCTTTACGGTCATCTTCCAACAAAAAACGGCCGCATTCACTGCAAAACAATGCGCCCTCATACTGTGTTGCTCCACATTCTTTACAACGTATCATCGGTATCTATTTTTACGGTTTCACCAATCAAGGCGCGGGTCCCATATTTTAGCCGCTTCCAACCCTCCGCCGACAATGCGCCGATGGTCGTCAGGCGTTCGGTTTCGGCGTGCGCCTGTTGGGCGAGTTTAATCTCCCCCGCCTCCAACAACCGGGTGGTCAGATGGCGCAAGCGCGTTGCGGCTATGCCTACGTTACCCGCTTGAATTTCTTCCCATACTTTTTCGTTCATCCGATACATGTTTAACATGCGGACCGCTTTCACCAGGTCTTTTGGCGGCGGCGCTTCCAGTGGATTGGCGGTTACGGTTATTTGCACCTGGCTTTTGAATGTCTGGTCTTTGGCGTTGTGCTCCGGGATGTCGGCGCTTATTTCCAGGGGAATAACGATGCGCGCTTCGTGCTGCTGCGGTTGCAGCGCCAGTTCCAACAAAAAAGACAGCGCGCCTTTGCCTTCAATATTGCCCAGTTTAATCTCTGGGCTGCTGGCGTCTAATGGTTGGGCAAAAGGCAGCAGTTTGAAGCCATATTGCCAGGTAAGTTGTGGTGGCAGCTCTTTTTTCAGGCGCAGATTGCGGGCATGAATGAGTCCGAGGCCCTGAATACGCTGCTGCAAATGGGTGATGATCTGGGTGGGTTCTTCGACAAAGGCCGATTGTCCGCCGGAGAACGTCACCAGGCGGTCTAGAAAAGCGTCGTTCCATTCATTGCCAATGCCAAAGGCGGTGACGCCAATCTGCTGTGTGGCGGCTTTGGCGCATAAATCTATACATTCTTGGGCGTCGCCATAGGTGTGGCCGTCTGTTAGCAAGATGAGTTGGTTGTTGTATTGGTTTAGCGTGGTTTTCTGAAGTTGTTCAATGCCGGTTGACAAGCCCTGGTACATTTCGGTGCCGCCAGAAGCGCGAATGCTGCGTATGTGGGCAATGATCGCGTTTTTGTGAGTGGCGTGGGTGGGTGGCTGTATTACGTCGGCCCGGTCGCTGAAGGAAACGAGGGAGATGACATCTTCTGGGGCCAGTTTTTCGATGACCAGTTCGACGGCCGCTTTCAGGAAATCTAGTCGCTGGCCTTGCATGGAGGTGCTGCGGTCTAAAACCAGGCACAAATTTAACGGCCGTCGCGATCTTGCCGTTTGCTGTGGTGGGTTCACCTCTACCAGCAGGTAAAAAATTTGTGGCGCGTTGGCGATGGGAATTTTAGACCGGCTGACCTGGGCCGTAACCACCAACCGCGCCGGTGATATATCTTGGATCAAAGAATCATAGGTCGCTCGCCGGCTTGGGTCGTTTAAGACTTCATACGCCTGGAGCAGCTGTTGATACTGTGGCGAATGGGTGGCGTCGTGAGGGAATTGGGCAACCAGGGTGGCAAACGCATCCCGCACCGCTTCTGGCGAAGCCCCGGGTGTCAGCCCTAACGTGGAATAATAGGTGGATTCGCCGCTCATACCAAGCCCAATTATAGATCGAAGTCAACTAGAACGGCCGTTATATTGTCGAACCCGCCGGCATCCATCGCGGCCCGGAACAATGCGTCGGCCATCTCTTCCAGACTTATCTCTCGTTCCAAAATATCGCGGATCTCCCCTTCCGAAACAAAACCAGACAAACCATCGCTGCACATCAACAGCTTACCAGATTTTGGCAGCAGTCGCATGTATGTATCTACTTCCACTTCATCTGCCTGGCCCACAGCCCGCAGTAAAATGTGCCCATAACGATAAAACGTCGCTTCTTCGGCCGTTAGCTGCCCCACATCTTGCAGCCGCTGCACCAAAGAATGATCGTTGGTAATCGGATCGAACTTGCCATTGGACCATAAGTACAGGCGGCTGTCACCCACATGGGCCACGTGCAGCCGCCGCCCCAATACCAGGGCTACTGTCAACGTTGTGCCACTGTCCATTTCTGGATCATGCTCAAATACTGCCCGGTTCGCCTTTTGCACGGCCTGCTCCAGCACTTCCTGGATGGGCGTCTTAAAGCCTTTGTCGTCAGCTTGCAGCAAAGGCAGGTAAATATGGTTGATAATATGCGCGGCCGCTGTGCGTGAAGCAATCTTGCTGGCAACATGCCCGTCTGAATGCCCACCCATGCCATCAGCGACGATATACAAACCAAAGGGCAAAACGGCAAAATGCCCACCGATTTCCGACACCAGAGTCAGGCTGGAATCTTCGTTGCGGTCTCGCCTGGCTCCCACGTGGCAGCGTTTCGCCACCCGCATATGCGGTTCGTCGTCCAGCAGAGGCTCTGTTACCTTGCTAATAATGGGGCGCGTTTTGGCCGGTTCTATACCACCCACATCTAAAAAGGGATTTTTCGTCAGTGGCGTTGTTTCTGGAATAACGATTTCTGTTTCTTCGTCGTCTTCCTGGGAGGATTCGGCCGTCAGATCGGTTTCCTTATCAGGCATACTGTCTGGGGTTTTGTCTGCGTTCTCTTCTTCGGGTTCGTCCAAATCCGTAATCATATTCATTATTTTAGCACCATGTTTGTTTTGTGATTAGGCGGGCAGCGCATATAAATGATGGTTGGTTGAGCCAATGTATACAACCCCCGCATCAATGACTGGCGACGAGATAACTGGTTTACCTGTGTCGTACCGCCAGCGCAGTTCACCCCGTTTGCACGAGACGCTGTAGATATGCCCGTCTGTCGAGCCAAAATAGACGGCGTCTTGCCAGACGGCCGGCGAAGAGTTGACTTGTCCGTTGGTGTCATATGTCCAGAGTTGGCGACCGGAATTCATGTCTACCGCGTACAGGCTGCCATCTGAAGAGCCGATGTAAACCACGCCATTGTGTACCACCGGGGAAGAAATGATTGGGCGACGGGTGCGGAAGCGCCACACCGCCCAACCGGTCGCGGCATCCAGAGCATATACGGTGGTGTCCAGGGACCCCACAAATACAATTTCTTC includes the following:
- a CDS encoding FHA domain-containing protein, whose amino-acid sequence is MFCSECGRFLLEDDRKATDVLPFSDYYSHRPPPPPTEDFQLETGADHKKITFVIPHSRNRHVMELVGQIRIGRGSTDTDDTPELDLAEENGAELGVSRLHATIQWSNHGLVLIDLESTNGTLLNNHRLPAKRPYPLRSGDEIRFGDLLIHIFFDA
- a CDS encoding VWA domain-containing protein, which codes for MSGESTYYSTLGLTPGASPEAVRDAFATLVAQFPHDATHSPQYQQLLQAYEVLNDPSRRATYDSLIQDISPARLVVTAQVSRSKIPIANAPQIFYLLVEVNPPQQTARSRRPLNLCLVLDRSTSMQGQRLDFLKAAVELVIEKLAPEDVISLVSFSDRADVIQPPTHATHKNAIIAHIRSIRASGGTEMYQGLSTGIEQLQKTTLNQYNNQLILLTDGHTYGDAQECIDLCAKAATQQIGVTAFGIGNEWNDAFLDRLVTFSGGQSAFVEEPTQIITHLQQRIQGLGLIHARNLRLKKELPPQLTWQYGFKLLPFAQPLDASSPEIKLGNIEGKGALSFLLELALQPQQHEARIVIPLEISADIPEHNAKDQTFKSQVQITVTANPLEAPPPKDLVKAVRMLNMYRMNEKVWEEIQAGNVGIAATRLRHLTTRLLEAGEIKLAQQAHAETERLTTIGALSAEGWKRLKYGTRALIGETVKIDTDDTL
- a CDS encoding serine/threonine-protein phosphatase, translating into MNMITDLDEPEEENADKTPDSMPDKETDLTAESSQEDDEETEIVIPETTPLTKNPFLDVGGIEPAKTRPIISKVTEPLLDDEPHMRVAKRCHVGARRDRNEDSSLTLVSEIGGHFAVLPFGLYIVADGMGGHSDGHVASKIASRTAAAHIINHIYLPLLQADDKGFKTPIQEVLEQAVQKANRAVFEHDPEMDSGTTLTVALVLGRRLHVAHVGDSRLYLWSNGKFDPITNDHSLVQRLQDVGQLTAEEATFYRYGHILLRAVGQADEVEVDTYMRLLPKSGKLLMCSDGLSGFVSEGEIRDILEREISLEEMADALFRAAMDAGGFDNITAVLVDFDL